One Salvia splendens isolate huo1 chromosome 22, SspV2, whole genome shotgun sequence DNA segment encodes these proteins:
- the LOC121786230 gene encoding serine/threonine-protein phosphatase 7 long form homolog isoform X2, protein MKENGILASALIHRMTIQPLGDGLEDEAYIQRARMIVLVLLGGLILPDGSGCKIPLMWLTQLRDVEAASMISWASAALATLYHNLCEASMGKRTDIGGPSVLLQLWAWERMPTLRPDFTTARIHTNNTPCALMWTESYMINRAPKLSVRHYREQLSLLQNSQFIWMPYVDRQRAPKYACFISYRRRHWHVYFICRAVLTQQTP, encoded by the exons ATGAAGGAAAACGGTATCTTGGCATCCGCGCTAATACATAGGATGACAATTCAACCGTTAGGAGATGGTCTCGAAGATGAAGCCTACATTCAACGGGCACGTATGATTGTGCTTGTGCTATTGGGAGGGTTGATCTTACCCGACGGCTCAGGGTGTAAGATACCTCTCATGTGGTTGACCCAACTTCGAGATGTAGAGGCTGCCTCTATGATTAGTTGGGCGAGTGCTGCACTTGCTACATTATACCATAATCTCTGTGAGGCGTCTATGGGCAAAAGGACAGACATTGGAGGTCCGTCAGTGCTCCTTCAGCTTTGGGCGTGGGAGAGAATGCCCACTTTGAGACCGGATTTTACAACGGCACGTATACATACAAACAACACGCCATGTGCATTAAT GTGGACTGAGTCCTATATGATAAACAGAGCCCCCAAACTTTCGGTTCGACATTATCGTGAACAGTTGTCATTACTCCAAAATAGCCAG tttatttggatgcCCTACGTGGACCGTCAAAGAGCCCCCAAATATGCATGTTTTATTAGTTACAGGCGGAGACATTGGCACGTATATTTCATATGTCGCGCGGTTTTGACCCAGCAGACGCCGTAG
- the LOC121786230 gene encoding transcription elongation factor SPT5-like isoform X1: MSRGFIRRARGIGQRGIRTGGHGYSRHFRMSQDMPGSSQAANEENINSDDNIDLDALIDNFAGEPEMQNPPAPDPSSWFPTWSDAPQSSWVTPLDRVGLPWNPTTQDSFFSDVHIVHSPTNDDDDAAADDDDDDDADDDDDDDDVAPRSSAYIERPTRREHIDPPRSSVQLDRPSSSSHTSRPDKERSRPSLSQTIMGMFPRRRSSRDNRGKGPSKYTPSSFK, from the coding sequence ATGTCCCGGGGGTTTATCCGAAGAGCTCGCGGTATTGGCCAGAGAGGTATCCGAACAGGCGGGCATGGTTATTCACGGCATTTCAGAATGTCCCAAGACATGCCAGGGTCATCACAAGCAgcaaatgaagaaaatattaattcagaTGATAACATAGATTTGGATGCACTCATCGACAATTTTGCTGGTGAGCCCGAAATGCAAAATCCACCAGCACCAGATCCCTCTAGTTGGTTTCCTACTTGGTCAGATGCGCCACAGTCTAGTTGGGTGACTCCATTAGATAGAGTTGGGCTACCATGGAATCCTACTACACAGGATTCATTCTTTTCGGATGTCCATATCGTGCACTCTCCAacaaatgatgatgatgatgctgctgctgatgatgatgatgatgatgatgctgatgatgatgatgatgatgatgatgttgctCCTAGGAGTAGTGCCTACATAGAGCGCCCCACGAGGAGAGAGCATATTGACCCTCCTAGGAGTAGTGTTCAACTCGATCGACCTAGTAGCAGTTCACATACATCCCGTCCCGATAAGGAACGCTCCAGACCAAGTTTGTCTCAGACAATTATGGGTATGTTCCCACGTAGAAGGTCTAGCCGTGACAACAGAGGAAAAGGCCCGAGTAAATATACACCTTCGTCATTTAAGTAG